The nucleotide sequence GTTGGCTATAACAGTATTAAAAGCTGGATATGATATTACACCATTTACAACATTAGAAGTTAAATTATTTGCAACTGCCCATGTAGTAAATTCAGTGGTTTGCTCTAACCCAACCCAACTGATATATTCAGATGTTTTTTCTTTCCAATCTGTCCCAAACTCATCTTGCATACTCGAAATTAAAAAAGGATTTTCGTTAGCCCAGTCATTTTCTTCTAAAATTAAATTTTCGATTTGTGATTTGTAGCTCATAACATTAAAACTAGCTGTGTTAAATAAAGAATGTGTCCATTGCAAACTTGTAGGGTTAGCCTGATTATATACACAAATTAACGCAGCGAATCTATGTTTTACTGATAAAGGGCTCAATAGTAAATTAATAGCATAGTTGCCACAATCTACATTAAGTTGAGGATCTCCATTAGGTAGAAACACTATAAGACCCAATTCATCCAATGTTCTCATTAACATAACATGTGTCAATTCATGAGCCAATGTTACCATTCTTGCTAAATTTGAAGAATTTTCAATTGCATGACTAGTTGTTATTGTATAAAAGTCAAATCCACTACTAAAGTTGTTTGCTTCATGCCCTTTTGTAATTCCCCAGTCCTGACCTGGAGTAATCCCAACTTTATATTGTAAAATATCAGTTGGATCGCTTCTAAAAAGACTAAGCAATTGTTCATAGAAATTATTATCAGATATGTCATTTGCTAATTTATCATGAATACATTTAGTTTTTGTATTGACAAAACTTTGATGATTCGTAAAAATTTCAAAGTCCTCAACTGGCGTACATTCTCCATTTCCACCTATTATGCCCACATCTCCAATATCGTTTCCAAAACCAGGTAATGTTTTAGATGGTATACAAGGGTTTGCAGGTAATGGGCTAGTATTTACAGAACCGTTGCCACCACCACTGCCGCCGCTTAATGGTGTTGGATTATCATTATCACTCAATGTAACATCAACACAGGTTGTAGTACAACCAACATAAGAAAATGCCATTGAATCGGGATATTTTGGAATAAAATCACATTGTGGATCATTTACTTCATGCAGACCACTAGCACACGGTACATTAATTGTTGAACAGGTAACACTACATGTTGAACCTCCAGCAGATGTAGTATATGAATCAAAAGTACCTTTATTTAAAGGTGTTATTATAGTTTCAGCTTTTTCTGTTAATAATTCACCTCTAGCTAGTGATAAATATTGTTCTGCAGTAACATCATATTGAACTAAGTATTCATCATAAAAATTACTTTCAATATTATAGTGTAGTACAATGTTTTCGATATAATATTTTGGTTTCTCTCTAATAACTGTAAAAGTATACGTGTGAGTATTTGCATAAGTCATGTACAACACATTATCATACAATACTTCTACTCCTTTTGGTTCTGTGTTCTCATTTTGAATATTTAATCCAGAAACATAACTCTCTTGCATTTGTCCAATAGAAGATTTTAAATCATCCATCTTAGATTGTATTTGAGAGTAATGAGGGATTTTTTCAAACGACATCAAAGTACTTGAAATTTCACTTTTAAATTCTGATTGTTCAGGAATAATCTCTAACTGATCATCTTCTGCTTGACAACTTACTATTACTAGTAAAATAGCTAATAACTTTTTGTACGTTTTTAATAAAGATTTCATTGAATATGTATTTGTTGGTTAATTTTGAATCAATATTCATTTATAAAGCTACGTAGGGATAACTTGTTTTATTCTGTTCTATTTAAGACAGCTGTATTGTCATTATTAAATTCTGTTGGTCTTATGGTATTAAATGTTGTTGCCAATAATAGAGTGTTTTTATCTCTGAATTTGGCTATACACAACATTTTATGTTTTTCATCAGAGTTTTTTACAGAAAGTATAAAATCAATTTGAATTGGGGTCGTTTTAGTATTTATTTCATAAGTAAAAGAAGCTTTTGTATTTCTAAAATCAAACTCTTTACCACCAATTTTTTGACCCTTAGATTCTAATAGAACATACCCTTCTTTATCAAAATTAAGATGCCCTATTCTTCCATTATCATTCCCTTTTCATTTTCCAATAAAATCATTAGTCTGACTAAAACAATTAAGTGTAATAAATAGTAGGGTAATTATTGTTAGGTTTTTCATTTAGTCTTTATTTAATATTTTCTTCTTTTCAGTTTCGTATTCTTCTTTTGTCAAAGTTCCGTTATCTAATAGCTCTTTTAATTTTGCTAATTGATCATACTTATCAGATTTTACAACTATACCATTTGTTTTCTCTTTACATGGCTTAATTTCACACGTTTCTATTGCTCCTTCTATATCTAAAATATAATTTGTTATGTTTCCACCTCCAATAGTAAACATAACTCCTCTGAAGTTTCTGCCGTTGTATCTTCTAATTCGTTTTAATTTAAACCTTAATCCCCTATTAGCAGCAGGTAATCTATTGGCTTCTGTATCTAAAGAGATTGCCCATCCTCCAATATTAGCGTGAACAAATTTTCCATTTGTATCAGAACCTTTGTTTAACTCATAGAATTCACCAACTTTATAAGTAACACCATTACTTGCTAGATAGCTTTTTTTAGATGGTTTTTCTTTACTAGTCTTTCTTGCTTCTAATTCTTGTTGCCTCTCTTCTTTAGTCTTTTTTTGGGAAAATGAATTGAATGAAATTAATACAATAAGCAGAATAGTAATTTGTTTCATAGAATATAATTTCCATGAAAGATATATAAACTATTTATATACGTAACTCTACGTATAAAAAAGTTATTTATAGGTTTTATATTTATAACACTTACTATAATTGACTTCTTAATTCTTTTGTTGCCATTATTAATAAAGGATTATAATTTCAGTTCACTTGGTTCATTAGGTGATACAGTGGGTGGTTTTTTAAACCCAATCATTGCTATCTCTGCTGCTATGTTAACTTTTTTAGCATTTTACATACAGTATCAAGCTAATATTCAAGTACAAAAACAATTTTTGAAGCAGCAATATGATGATTCAATTAATTTTGAATACAATAAATTAAAAGAAAGAATTTACTTAATTATAAATGAGGTAGATAATTTCAATGTAGCTTTTCATGAAGGTAAATTAATTTCTAAGTTAAATGAAATACCAAAAACAGGAGGGAAAAAGTATAATTTCAGCGGAGTACAAGGATTAAATCTTTTCTTAATAGAGTATTTTAGAGATAAAAAAGAAAAAGAAAAAAATAAAGATTTTAAATTTGATGACTCATTTCACTCAGTAGCATTAAATATTAATAACTTATTAATTCTATTCTATAATGCCCATATTACCATTATGGATTCTTCACTTAAAGAACCCTATCATAATGAGCTTATTGAGTTATTGGCATATGTTTATTATTTTAAGATTGGTTTTTTAGTTGAGCATTATATCAAAAATGATCCATCAGGCAAATTATTTGAACAAATTATTGTGCTTAAAAACTATTATTCTACAGAACCTGAAAAATAAAGAATTGTCAACGATAATGTCAACTAAAAAATAAAACCCTTGTAAATCAAAAAATTACAAGGGTTTTTGCGGAGAATGAGGTTCGGCTTTAATGAAACTCAATAATACCAAATGAAACTGTTTATGCTCTAAAACCCTTTAAACATCAACACTTCATTCTCATTTGGGTTAAGTAGTGTTTAATAATCAAATAGTTAAAACTATATTAAGTTTCATTAATGTGGGGAACAGGTGGGGATGAAAAAGTTTGTTTTTCTCAATTATTTTTTATATCTTTGCTTTTATAAAGCAAAAGTCCAAAAAAATTAGAGATTTTTGCAATTGTTTTTTAATATTCTGAATCTATAGAGTTTGCTTTTTTAGCAAACACCAACCTGCGAGACAAAACTCGTAAGGTGGTTCAATGATTCGGCATTCAATGCAAGGCTAATAAGCTAAACAAATGAGTAGATTCCTATCTACAATCATTCATAGAAAAGTTTACACAGACCTTGCTTTTCAAAAACAATTTGAACAAGTGTTAATTTTAAACTTAATGTATTATGAATGTCAAATTTTTTATTCGAAAAAGTCCTAAGCAAGGCAAAAGTACAATACACGTTCGTGTTCGTATAGGTAGGGGTATAGATTTATCTATGGCAACTAAAGAATCCGTGTTTATTGAGGATTGGGATTCAACAGCTCAATGCCTAGTAGAAACTTACAACTATACTAAAAATGGAAAAACTGTTTCTAAGAGAGATGCAGCAACAAAAATTAAAATCCACGAGAACAAAAAAGTAAACTATAGGCTGTATGAGTTAAAGCGTAGTATTGAGGAAAGCTATAAATCTGGTGATGAGACAATTAATAGCAAATGGTTAAAAACAATCATTTATCCAGAATTAGATAAAGATAATACTTCTGACACCTGTTTTCTAAGCTACTGTGATACTTTCCTTATTCAAAAAGGGAATAACATTAGTGAAGCATATAAAACTAAAGTAAACAGTATTAAAGCCATCTTAGAGCGTTATATGGCGAAAAGAAAGATTAAGCAACTAAACTTACAGGACATTGATACAGGCTTTAAAATAGACTTTGAGGAGTATTGTATAGAGACAGAAAAGTATTCCTTGAACTACTTCGAAAGAAACTTTAAGTTTATCAAGACTATCTTATTTCACGCTCAACAGAATGGGCATCAGATTTTTTCTGGATTAAGCAGAATCAAATGTAAGACAGAGAAAACTACGTTTGAAATATTAACTCAGGAAGAATTAGACATGATAGAGCAGGAAACTTTTTCGGATGAACATTTAGAGACAGCTAAAGACTGGCTTTTAATTTCCTGTTATTGTGGTCAGAGAGTTTCTGATTTTATGAATTTTGACGTGAATAGAATTACTGAAAAGTTTATTAATGGAGAGAAACGTTTCTTCATAGAGTTCACACAAGAAAAAACAGGAAAGCAACTTCTACTTCCGTTACATTCAAAGATTGTGGATATTCTCAAAAAAAGAGAC is from Flavobacteriaceae bacterium and encodes:
- a CDS encoding integrase, translated to MNVKFFIRKSPKQGKSTIHVRVRIGRGIDLSMATKESVFIEDWDSTAQCLVETYNYTKNGKTVSKRDAATKIKIHENKKVNYRLYELKRSIEESYKSGDETINSKWLKTIIYPELDKDNTSDTCFLSYCDTFLIQKGNNISEAYKTKVNSIKAILERYMAKRKIKQLNLQDIDTGFKIDFEEYCIETEKYSLNYFERNFKFIKTILFHAQQNGHQIFSGLSRIKCKTEKTTFEILTQEELDMIEQETFSDEHLETAKDWLLISCYCGQRVSDFMNFDVNRITEKFINGEKRFFIEFTQEKTGKQLLLPLHSKIVDILKKRDWSFPRKMSSVKYNLHIKKVCEYVGIDQLVKGSLAVKETQSEQIKKRKKNNRRKVVDYYPKYKLISSHVGRRTFSSLNFGKIPTPLLMVATGHSTPQMLMKYIGKIDEQQSLALAEYL